Part of the Intestinibacillus sp. Marseille-P6563 genome is shown below.
GAAGCCTACCCGCCGCCATAAAATCATCCTCCCACTCGCACTGGTTGTCGTTTTGGTCGGTTATACCGTATTCAGTGGCTGGATGATAGCCGCCCCACGTGAACTGACCGCCAAACTGGTCGACCTCTCCGGTGACCGCTCTGCACTCGACCCATTCCCGCTGGGCCTTACCCTGCAAAGCGAATTGCTAAAGCAGGATATTCGCATTGAAAACGGCACTTTGACTTCCTCGGTCCGTTACGACCGCGGACGACAGCCTTATGCAGCCACCGATACTCCGGTCAGCAGCGCGGGTTCTATGCTATCGCCAGCCCCTGGCGCACAGACCGAAATCACGTCCGGCTTTTTGCCTATCATCTCGTTTCCTTCGCAAGAGTTGGAACCGGAAGAAGGCTATATTCTCACCACTGACCGGGCGAAAATCTACCTCAGTGGTTATGTATTTGAAGAATCTTTAAACGGACATTTCTGCATCGAAAGCGATATGTATCTGCAATCGACAGAGCCCGATCTTTCGATTGGGTACTACGACGAAAATCAACTGTCGTATGCGTCCCGTGCGGACAAGAAAGATGACGGTCTGGGTTCGTATTCTATCTACGGCGCGACCATTGGACCCAATCGCATGGACCCCGACCTCTTCGAAAGCTTTCAAATCGACTTGCAGGGCGTACGCTGTGGGGATTCCATTTTCTTCATGCCTTGCACCGATGGCTCCATCGAACGTGCCACGCAGATTACGACCGATTCCAACGATGTCACCCAGTATTCCCAGTCGGCTGTCGGTTCTCCGGGAAGCACCAGCACATCTACCATCCAGCTCACCGGCACATGCCATTTGTATCAGGTCGTGGAGGCGGATTACTTTGCAGTACCTTTTGAAGGATGCACACCAGACAACATCACCACTTTCGGCAAGGTCGAACCGGTCTTGTCCTTCCCTGCGGAGGACTGCTCGCTGCTGACCTTGCAGAACATCGACGATGAATATATTTTCCTGGGTGTAAAAACCGGGCGGGAACTGCAATTTTATCTGCTGCGTCCGGATGGTACCGTACAAGACCAATGCAGCCTTCCGATCCCGGATGACGTATCCGATGGCCTCACCTGGGAATCCGAATCGCAATTTGCCAACCGGGATACCGATGGGGCTGCTTGCCAGACCTTGGGATTGACCGCTTCGAATGTGTACTACGAAGATCGAAACACCGTGCATATTGGTGTGGAATTTTCGGAATTTTTGTCTTTCCGCATCACAGATCATTTGGAACTTGCCTCGCATCAAGATTATGAAATCAGCACCTATCCGATGCTCATGGCTTACCGCGATGGCAAACTGTTCGTCCTCGATCAGGTAGACCGCAACTTCCCGCTTCCTACCGCAGTGCCCGATGACAGCAGCTATTTTTATTCCCCATCTTATACGCAGTTGTATGTATCCGTATATGACGATACCGGACGCTTATATTATGGAGAACTGCAAACCGACATCAACGACCAATACTTCCGTTCGTACTATTCGCGTTCGTATGCTAATTTTTATCTTCTGGATGAACCTGATACGCTGCAACGCGGCACATCATTCTAAAGGAGGGAACGACAGATGGACACTTATTGCAAATTGTGCCGCCATTTTTTCTGGCGTTTTCGCATCGCGCTGTGTGTCACAGCGTCTACCCTGCTGGCTGTGGAACTGATTTTTTACCTATGCAACGCCACACAGTCTATATATGCTTATGAGCCTTTTGAAACCATCTTGGACGCCATCTGGATTGGGCCCTGTTTTCTCATCGTCCTGTGCGCTTTGATCGTCTATATCATCAGCCGTTTTCTGGACGATAGTATCCGCGATTCCCGCGCCATCTATACGCTCATGACGCTGCCCGGTCCTTTCTGGGCTGTCCCACTGGCGTGGGCTACCACCCTGCTGGCTGCTATGTGCATGCTGGCTGCCATCCAGCTTCTATGGATTTTCGTTCTATACGCACTGTATCCGCCGCTTCAGCACCTCGCCTGCCAGTTTTATCAGGAGGAACTGCTGGACCGCTATCGGCTTGCAACTGCGGATTTTCCACCCCTAGGCTTCCGCAAAGGGCTATCCTATGCCTTTCTGCGCAATTCGTTTTTACATTCCTTACTGCCCTTGCACGGCAGCAGCCTGCCGCTTTGGTTGTCCAGACTCCTGTTTCCAGTGGCCGTCGGTACCACTTGTTTGTCCGTCCGGCGTTGGCGGCGTATGCCGTTTGTTGCGCTTGTGGTCGCTGTGCTCATCTATCTGCACGTCCGCTGCTCTGCGGCACACATGCCCTGGCTGGCTGGCATTGCCTTACTTCTGGAAGCCGGATTGCTGCTTGCCGCGATCTTCAGTTTCCGGCGCGCCCGCAATCTGGCCTGACAAGGAGGGAGCCTTATGAAGAAAAACATTTGGAAAACCTATCCTTTGTTCTGCATCCTCGCAGCCTTTGTGCTGATCGGCAGCATTACCAGTGTCGTTCTGGCTTTTGAGCGCCAAATCCCCGAAGTCACGCTGACCGATTTGGAGGGCGATCCTGCGTTGCTGGACGCCTTCCCGCTCAGCTTCCATCTGGTGGACCCCAAACAATCCGACCGTCCGGCTCTGGTGCAGGAATATACGCTGGAAAACCATACCCTTGCCGTGCGCACCCGTTGGCAAACCGAAATCGACAACACACACGACCTCCCAGACGGTTTACCGGATTTCGCTGCACAAATGCATCCGGTTGCTGCCCTAGAAAACCAAGCGTATTGGTTGATTGTTACCGAAGATTTGCAGGACATCTATCAGTTTCCTCATGAATCCTTTCTGTCGATCGCTCTGGACCCTGGTTATCTATTGACCATCTGCGACCGAACCAGCGGACAAATCCTCTACCGTGGCCGCCTGAACACCTGGGCGGGCGATGATGTCAAACTCTATTGCGATGTCCGTAACGCAAGCGGCGAAGAATTTTCTGATGCCTTCCCATCCTTTTCGGTACCGCAACGGACACTTTCCAATTTCAAACTGAAAGATTAACTATTAAAAGTCAACCCCTAAAATGAATGGTGGTGGTCAAGTGGTGGTCAACCGGAGATGGTTCAAAAAGGGCATAGCAAAGCTGAGGTCTTGTCAGACCCCTACTGGGCGGCTATTCAAGTGGTGTCACTCAGGCTGCTGAGCGATAGGGTTGCTTGGATTTCTCCATGGCAAAGATAAGCCGCACCAGCTTCTTGGCAGCGTGGGAGATGGCAACATTGTAGTGCTTACCCTCGGCCCTCTTTTTAGCGAGATAGGCGGCAAAGGTTGGATTCCAAAGACAGACATACTTAGTAGTATTGTAAAGAGCGTAGCGTAAGTATCGGGAACCTCGTTTCTCCATGTGCGGGTAGCAATTTTTGAGCTGTCCGGATTGGTAAGTAGACGGTGACATTCCGGCATAAGCCAACAGCTTGTCTGAGGAGTCGAAGCGAGAGAGATCCCCAACCTCTGCCAGGATCATGGCACCCATGCGGCAGCCAATACCTGGAATGGTGGTGATGGGAGAATGGATTTCCTCCATCATGGCCTCAATTTCTGCTTCAATCTCGTCAATCTCGGTATCTAATTCCTGGATGAGACGGATGGTGTGCTGTAATTCCAAGGACTTGGCAGGCATTTTAGAACCAATGGAGTTTCGTGCCGCATCCCGAACTGCCACAGCCATATCCCGCTTATAGCGTCCTTTGGAGGCATTCTCCAGAAGGGATTTGAGCCTTGTCAGGTGTGCCTTGGCAATCTGTTTGGCACCTGGAAACTCTTCCAGCAGAGCATAGACAGTCGCCAAATGGAGAGAGGACACCAGCTTCTCCAGTTCAGGGAAGAGAATGCAAACCAGTCTGGAAATTGAGCTTTTCAGTTTTGCTCGTTCTTTTACCTTGTCAAAACGGTATCTGGTGAGTGACTTTAGTTCCTCATTGTGATATGCTGTATTCGTGTAGGGTTTGAGGCCCACATCGGATAACAGCATAGCAGCAATGGTTCGAGCATCTACATGGTCGGTCTTGGTCTTTCGCAGGCTGAGACTTTTCCGGTAGAGGTTCGTGCGTAAGGGATTCAAGACATAGGTGGCCAGACCGTTGTCAAGAAGAAATCCAAGCAGATTGTAGCTGTAATGTCCCGTAGCCTCAAGCCCTACCTTTATTTTGTCCTGGGATGCGGTGCAGACCTGGATTTTCTCCAGCAGTGTGTGAAATCCATCCATATTGTTGGAAATGGTAAACACATCTGCAAGCACTTCACCCTCCGAACTCTGAATAAAGCAGTCGTGCTTGTCCTTTGCCACATCAATACCAACAGAAACTACCATTTCTAAAACCTCCAACGGTAAATTTGTAATGCTGTTCCACAGAACACTTTGCTTTTGTAACCTTGTTCCACATAAACCGTCTGGCGGTATTTAACTGATTAACAAAACTGCAAAGGGCTGTGGTTGGAACCTTTCAGGAACCATCTTGTGGTAGGAGAATCGCACCAATCCACAGCATCCCTTACAGTGTAGCACAGCCCTTGGAGAGGGGCCTTAAAAACTACTACTCTATAATACAAGGAGAATCGGTATGATCACGCTTGAAAAAGCCGCAAAATATTACAATGGCACTTGCGCGTTCCGCATTCCGCAACTGACCATCGAAGATGGACAGATTGTCGGTCTGCTCGGCGAAAACGGCGCCGGAAAAACCTCTCTGCTCAAGGTGCTGGCGGGTGTGACCGACCACGATGGCACCGTGCTCATCGATGGGCAGCCGCCGCGCAAAATCTATGATCAAATGGCGTTTATCACCGAAGAAGGCAGCTGGTTCGGTTTTATGAACGCCATGCAGTTCGGAGAGTTTTTGCAGGACTTTTTCCCCGGCTTTCTGACCAAGCGCTATCAAAGCCTGCTGGACTTTTTTGAATTGCCCCGCGATCGGGCCATTCGCAGTTTTTCCAAGGGCCAACAGGCAAAAATAGAGATCGCCGCCGGTTTTTCCAAAGGTGCACGATATATTTTCATGGATGAACCGTTTTTGGGGAAAGATATCTTCACCCGCCGGGATTTTCTGAAACTGATGGCTTCCAGCCTGCACGGAGAAGAAACCATCCTGATTTCCACCCATCAGGTGGAAGAGATTGAACATTTTCTCGATCGTGCGATCATTTTGCATCAAGGTTCCCTGGTTTCCGACCA
Proteins encoded:
- a CDS encoding IS110 family transposase gives rise to the protein MVVSVGIDVAKDKHDCFIQSSEGEVLADVFTISNNMDGFHTLLEKIQVCTASQDKIKVGLEATGHYSYNLLGFLLDNGLATYVLNPLRTNLYRKSLSLRKTKTDHVDARTIAAMLLSDVGLKPYTNTAYHNEELKSLTRYRFDKVKERAKLKSSISRLVCILFPELEKLVSSLHLATVYALLEEFPGAKQIAKAHLTRLKSLLENASKGRYKRDMAVAVRDAARNSIGSKMPAKSLELQHTIRLIQELDTEIDEIEAEIEAMMEEIHSPITTIPGIGCRMGAMILAEVGDLSRFDSSDKLLAYAGMSPSTYQSGQLKNCYPHMEKRGSRYLRYALYNTTKYVCLWNPTFAAYLAKKRAEGKHYNVAISHAAKKLVRLIFAMEKSKQPYRSAA
- a CDS encoding ATP-binding cassette domain-containing protein; protein product: MITLEKAAKYYNGTCAFRIPQLTIEDGQIVGLLGENGAGKTSLLKVLAGVTDHDGTVLIDGQPPRKIYDQMAFITEEGSWFGFMNAMQFGEFLQDFFPGFLTKRYQSLLDFFELPRDRAIRSFSKGQQAKIEIAAGFSKGARYIFMDEPFLGKDIFTRRDFLKLMASSLHGEETILISTHQVEEIEHFLDRAIILHQGSLVSDQTLDEIHAAGQNLVERMQEATGYDPERYQKFEF
- a CDS encoding DUF3558 domain-containing protein, whose translation is MFPKKPTRRHKIILPLALVVVLVGYTVFSGWMIAAPRELTAKLVDLSGDRSALDPFPLGLTLQSELLKQDIRIENGTLTSSVRYDRGRQPYAATDTPVSSAGSMLSPAPGAQTEITSGFLPIISFPSQELEPEEGYILTTDRAKIYLSGYVFEESLNGHFCIESDMYLQSTEPDLSIGYYDENQLSYASRADKKDDGLGSYSIYGATIGPNRMDPDLFESFQIDLQGVRCGDSIFFMPCTDGSIERATQITTDSNDVTQYSQSAVGSPGSTSTSTIQLTGTCHLYQVVEADYFAVPFEGCTPDNITTFGKVEPVLSFPAEDCSLLTLQNIDDEYIFLGVKTGRELQFYLLRPDGTVQDQCSLPIPDDVSDGLTWESESQFANRDTDGAACQTLGLTASNVYYEDRNTVHIGVEFSEFLSFRITDHLELASHQDYEISTYPMLMAYRDGKLFVLDQVDRNFPLPTAVPDDSSYFYSPSYTQLYVSVYDDTGRLYYGELQTDINDQYFRSYYSRSYANFYLLDEPDTLQRGTSF